From Caulobacter segnis, a single genomic window includes:
- a CDS encoding quinone oxidoreductase family protein, giving the protein MLAIRIASTGGPAVLEATEVETPSPVAGQILIRHEAIGLNYIDTYHRSGLYPLKLPSGIGLEAAGSVEAVGDGVTRFKVGDRVAYNGTIGAYAEAAVVPAKRAVKVPDGVSLETAAAAMLKGMTAEFLVRRCFHVKPDDRVLIHAAAGGVGQILVQWCKALGATVIATAGSESKLELARQLGADHVIDYGHEDVAVRVNDFTNGQGVAVVYDGVGKDTWVGSLKSLGRRGVMVTFGNASGPVPAFAPLELSAKSLFVTRPKLFDYIATTQELDESAEALFAVLCSGAVKIDIGQTFPLVEARAAHEALEGRKTTGATLLIP; this is encoded by the coding sequence ATGCTGGCGATCCGGATCGCCAGCACCGGTGGGCCCGCGGTGCTCGAGGCTACCGAGGTCGAAACGCCCTCCCCTGTCGCCGGGCAGATCCTGATCCGGCACGAGGCCATCGGCCTGAACTACATCGACACCTATCACCGCTCAGGACTCTACCCCCTGAAGCTGCCGTCCGGCATCGGCCTGGAGGCGGCGGGAAGCGTCGAGGCGGTCGGTGACGGCGTCACCCGCTTCAAGGTCGGTGATCGCGTGGCCTACAACGGCACGATCGGCGCCTATGCCGAAGCGGCGGTCGTGCCGGCCAAACGCGCGGTGAAGGTCCCTGACGGCGTCAGCCTGGAGACGGCCGCCGCGGCCATGTTGAAAGGCATGACCGCCGAGTTTCTGGTCCGCCGATGTTTCCACGTGAAACCCGACGACCGCGTGCTGATCCACGCGGCGGCCGGCGGCGTCGGCCAGATCCTGGTCCAGTGGTGTAAGGCCCTCGGCGCGACGGTGATCGCCACCGCCGGGTCGGAGTCGAAACTGGAACTGGCCCGTCAACTCGGCGCAGACCACGTCATCGACTATGGCCACGAGGATGTCGCGGTGAGGGTGAACGACTTCACCAACGGCCAGGGCGTGGCGGTCGTCTATGACGGCGTTGGCAAGGACACCTGGGTGGGCAGCCTGAAGAGCCTTGGCCGCCGAGGCGTCATGGTCACCTTCGGCAACGCCTCGGGCCCAGTCCCAGCCTTTGCACCGCTGGAGCTTTCGGCCAAGTCGCTGTTCGTCACCCGGCCCAAGCTGTTTGACTACATCGCCACGACCCAGGAACTGGACGAGAGCGCCGAGGCCCTGTTCGCCGTCCTCTGCTCGGGGGCGGTGAAGATCGACATCGGCCAGACCTTCCCGCTGGTGGAGGCCCGCGCGGCGCATGAGGCGCTGGAAGGTCGCAAGACGACCGGCGCGACGTTGCTGATTCCGTAA
- the rho gene encoding transcription termination factor Rho, which produces MTEETENEIPAAEEATTEEAPQDIGVDTTADASAEASAEAEGEGEDDGSGIAEAVAALGLKSMSLQELKEKSPADLLAFAETFEVENANSMRKQDMMFAILKTLAEEGVEISGSGTMEVLQDGFGFLRSPEANYLPGPDDIYVSPSQIRKYGLRTGDSVDGAIRSPREGERYFALTNVSKINFESPENVRHKVHFDNLTPLYPEERLHMELPDPTIKDRSGRVIDIVAPLGKGQRCLIVAPPRVGKTVMLQNIAKSIETNHPECYLIVLLIDERPEEVTDMQRTVKGEVIASTFDEPATRHVQVAEMVIEKAKRLVEHKRDVVILLDSVTRLGRAYNTTVPSSGKVLTGGVDANALQRPKRFFGAARNVEEGGSLSIIATALIDTGSRMDEVIFEEFKGTGNSEIVLDRKVADKRIFPAIDVLKSGTRKEELITPKDQLQKTYVLRRILNPMGASDAIEFLLDKLRQSKTNGDFFQSMNT; this is translated from the coding sequence ATGACCGAAGAAACCGAAAACGAAATCCCGGCCGCCGAAGAGGCGACCACCGAAGAGGCCCCCCAGGACATTGGCGTCGATACGACCGCCGACGCCAGCGCCGAAGCTTCCGCCGAAGCGGAAGGCGAGGGCGAGGACGACGGGTCCGGCATCGCCGAGGCCGTCGCGGCCCTGGGCCTGAAGTCTATGTCCCTGCAGGAGCTGAAGGAGAAATCCCCGGCCGACCTGCTGGCGTTCGCCGAGACCTTCGAGGTCGAGAACGCCAACTCCATGCGCAAGCAGGACATGATGTTCGCGATCCTGAAGACCCTCGCCGAGGAAGGCGTGGAGATCTCGGGCTCGGGCACCATGGAAGTGCTTCAGGACGGCTTCGGCTTCCTGCGCTCGCCGGAAGCCAACTATCTGCCCGGCCCGGACGACATCTACGTTTCGCCGTCGCAGATCCGGAAGTATGGCCTGCGCACCGGCGACAGCGTCGACGGCGCCATCCGCTCGCCGCGCGAGGGCGAGCGCTATTTCGCCCTGACCAACGTCTCGAAGATCAATTTCGAGAGCCCCGAGAACGTGCGCCACAAGGTGCACTTCGACAACCTGACGCCGCTCTATCCCGAGGAGCGTCTGCACATGGAGCTGCCCGATCCGACCATCAAGGATCGCTCGGGCCGCGTCATCGATATCGTCGCCCCGCTCGGCAAGGGCCAGCGCTGCCTGATCGTCGCCCCGCCGCGCGTGGGTAAGACCGTCATGCTGCAGAACATCGCCAAGTCGATCGAGACCAACCACCCCGAGTGCTACCTGATCGTCCTGCTGATCGACGAACGCCCGGAAGAAGTCACCGACATGCAGCGCACGGTGAAGGGCGAGGTCATCGCCTCGACCTTCGACGAGCCGGCGACCCGTCACGTCCAGGTGGCCGAGATGGTCATCGAGAAGGCCAAGCGCCTGGTCGAGCACAAGCGCGACGTCGTCATCCTGCTGGACTCGGTCACGCGTCTGGGCCGCGCCTACAACACCACCGTCCCGTCGTCGGGCAAGGTGCTGACCGGCGGTGTCGACGCCAACGCCCTGCAGCGTCCGAAGCGTTTCTTCGGCGCGGCGCGGAATGTGGAAGAGGGCGGTTCGCTGTCGATCATTGCCACGGCCCTGATCGACACCGGCAGCCGCATGGATGAAGTGATCTTCGAAGAGTTCAAGGGCACCGGTAACTCGGAAATCGTCCTGGACCGCAAGGTCGCCGACAAGCGCATCTTCCCGGCCATCGACGTGCTCAAGTCCGGCACCCGCAAGGAAGAGCTCATCACCCCGAAGGATCAGCTGCAGAAGACCTACGTCCTGCGCCGCATCCTCAACCCGATGGGCGCGTCGGACGCGATCGAGTTCCTGCTGGACAAGCTGCGCCAGTCGAAGACCAACGGCGACTTCTTCCAGTCGATGAACACCTGA